The following proteins are encoded in a genomic region of Magallana gigas chromosome 1, xbMagGiga1.1, whole genome shotgun sequence:
- the LOC105324616 gene encoding uncharacterized protein isoform X1, with the protein MEPSLYQRVKPGFSEIVGENIEVDLDPAGNPVKAKWNFSNSCGLAFSGSPLGDNRKYEIIFSGSGHARIGLTQNDPDHIRDIQEAVRKNQILFVSDVRYHKRQCVVDIMKKDGIGGSKFVTKYKDDNPQIKDLLSSNDVWAVIYLKFGNITAEIKDKDSGASLKFHKKRDRNIKPTDLMISLRSSIPFAYACAEKGISRGQGIRVRVEHIKNMQKKPNSFHLGIGISDKKLMSGSSLDIAPFLFKKLEKDECLGEFFVCISKKGKFHLCRGDLCIYSKALPTEMNLELPMYVCFEIFRVQIELMDTSYCEHSEAVENPGEEPKPTENIPPETTDPSYVIFEMFNAIRIVDEDIKSRKMTPEVRKFSDDLTEYVKHISLDRSNAEYLTPISTRLAEGEGKPTLTINDLLKKLEGIEKTIVEQHLERQQDYMKILEAIKVNREKIAEKRVDSGVFTNHLQNTCADFIANVDAFPLCDHLLQIGIFHQIQFETILDEHKLSRQDANRSLFRILVKKEYTPEQLRSIWKAFSVTKQDSLLPKLDPS; encoded by the exons ATGGAGCCATCACTATATCAG agaGTAAAACCAGGATTTTCGGAAATCGTTGGCGAAAATATTGAAGTCGACCTTGATCCTGCAGGAAATCCCGTCAAAGCAAAATGGAACTTTTCAAACTCGTGCGGTTTGGCCTTTTCTGGTTCCCCTTtgggtgacaaccggaagtatGAAATCATCTTTAGCGGAAGTGGGCACGCAAGAATCGGACTGACGCAGAACGACCCCGACCACATTCGAGACATCCAAGAGGCCGTGAGGAAAAATcagattttgtttgtttcagaTGTTCGCTATCACAAACGACAATGTGTTGTTGATATTATGAAGAAGGACGGGATCGGTGGATCCAAGTTTGTGACCAAATACAAGGACGACAACCCACAAATAAAGGATCTTTTATCTTCAAACGACGTTTGGGCTGTTATTTATCTCAAGTTTGGAAATATTACTGCGGAAATTAAag ACAAGGACAGTGGAGCAAGtttaaagtttcataaaaagCGTGACAGGAACATCAAACCTACGGACTTAATGATTTCTTTAAGGTCATCCATCCCTTTCGCTTACGCATGTGCAGAAAAGGGCATCAGTAGGGGTCAAGGCATTCGCGTCCGTGTGGAACACATTAAAAACATGCAAAAGAAACCAAACTCATTTCATCTGGGCATCGGAATTTCGGATAAAAAGTTAATGTCTGGTTCATCATTAGACATTGctccttttttatttaaaaaattagagaAGGATGAATGTTTGGGCGAGTTCTTCGTGTGTATTTCCAAAAAAGGAAAGTTCCATTTATGCAGAGGGGATTTGTGTATATATAGCAAAGCGCTACCCACAGAAATGAACCTTGAATTACCAATGTACGTATGCTTTGAGATTTTTCGTGTGCAGATTGAGTTGATGGACACTTCTTACTGTGAGCATTCGGAGGCAGTAGAGAATCCCGGAGAGGAGCCAAAACCAACAGAGAATATTCCTCCCGAAACGACGGATCCTTCCTACGtaatttttgaaatgttcaACGCTATTCGGATAGTCGACGAGGACATAAAATCAAGGAAAATGACACCAGAAGTCCGGAAGTTTTCTGACGACTTAACAGAATATGTCAAGCATATTTCTCTAGATCGGTCAAATGCGGAATACCTCACACCAATTAGCACAAGACTAGCCGAAGGAGAGGGAAAACCTACCTTAACTATTAACGATTTATTGAAGAAGTTGGAAGGGATTGAAAAAACAATTGTGGAACAACATTTGGAGAGACAGCAAGACTATATGAAAATATTAGAGGCCATTAAGGTTAATCGTGAGAAAATCGCGGAAAAAAGAGTTGATAGCGGAGTCTTCACAAACCATCTCCAAAATACTTGTGCCGATTTCATAGCCAATGTAGATGCCTTTCCACTATGTGACCATTTGTTGCAAATCGGAATTTTCCACCAAATTCAATTTGAAACCATTTTGGATGAGCATAAGCTAAGTCGACAAGACGCCAACCGGTCTTTGTTTAGGATTTTAGTAAAGAAAGAGTACACGCCCGAACAGCTCCGAAGTATATGGAAGGCATTTAGTGTAACAAAACAGGACTCTTTACTTCCAAAACTCGATCCATCGTAA
- the LOC105324616 gene encoding uncharacterized protein isoform X2 — protein MKKDGIGGSKFVTKYKDDNPQIKDLLSSNDVWAVIYLKFGNITAEIKDKDSGASLKFHKKRDRNIKPTDLMISLRSSIPFAYACAEKGISRGQGIRVRVEHIKNMQKKPNSFHLGIGISDKKLMSGSSLDIAPFLFKKLEKDECLGEFFVCISKKGKFHLCRGDLCIYSKALPTEMNLELPMYVCFEIFRVQIELMDTSYCEHSEAVENPGEEPKPTENIPPETTDPSYVIFEMFNAIRIVDEDIKSRKMTPEVRKFSDDLTEYVKHISLDRSNAEYLTPISTRLAEGEGKPTLTINDLLKKLEGIEKTIVEQHLERQQDYMKILEAIKVNREKIAEKRVDSGVFTNHLQNTCADFIANVDAFPLCDHLLQIGIFHQIQFETILDEHKLSRQDANRSLFRILVKKEYTPEQLRSIWKAFSVTKQDSLLPKLDPS, from the exons ATGAAGAAGGACGGGATCGGTGGATCCAAGTTTGTGACCAAATACAAGGACGACAACCCACAAATAAAGGATCTTTTATCTTCAAACGACGTTTGGGCTGTTATTTATCTCAAGTTTGGAAATATTACTGCGGAAATTAAag ACAAGGACAGTGGAGCAAGtttaaagtttcataaaaagCGTGACAGGAACATCAAACCTACGGACTTAATGATTTCTTTAAGGTCATCCATCCCTTTCGCTTACGCATGTGCAGAAAAGGGCATCAGTAGGGGTCAAGGCATTCGCGTCCGTGTGGAACACATTAAAAACATGCAAAAGAAACCAAACTCATTTCATCTGGGCATCGGAATTTCGGATAAAAAGTTAATGTCTGGTTCATCATTAGACATTGctccttttttatttaaaaaattagagaAGGATGAATGTTTGGGCGAGTTCTTCGTGTGTATTTCCAAAAAAGGAAAGTTCCATTTATGCAGAGGGGATTTGTGTATATATAGCAAAGCGCTACCCACAGAAATGAACCTTGAATTACCAATGTACGTATGCTTTGAGATTTTTCGTGTGCAGATTGAGTTGATGGACACTTCTTACTGTGAGCATTCGGAGGCAGTAGAGAATCCCGGAGAGGAGCCAAAACCAACAGAGAATATTCCTCCCGAAACGACGGATCCTTCCTACGtaatttttgaaatgttcaACGCTATTCGGATAGTCGACGAGGACATAAAATCAAGGAAAATGACACCAGAAGTCCGGAAGTTTTCTGACGACTTAACAGAATATGTCAAGCATATTTCTCTAGATCGGTCAAATGCGGAATACCTCACACCAATTAGCACAAGACTAGCCGAAGGAGAGGGAAAACCTACCTTAACTATTAACGATTTATTGAAGAAGTTGGAAGGGATTGAAAAAACAATTGTGGAACAACATTTGGAGAGACAGCAAGACTATATGAAAATATTAGAGGCCATTAAGGTTAATCGTGAGAAAATCGCGGAAAAAAGAGTTGATAGCGGAGTCTTCACAAACCATCTCCAAAATACTTGTGCCGATTTCATAGCCAATGTAGATGCCTTTCCACTATGTGACCATTTGTTGCAAATCGGAATTTTCCACCAAATTCAATTTGAAACCATTTTGGATGAGCATAAGCTAAGTCGACAAGACGCCAACCGGTCTTTGTTTAGGATTTTAGTAAAGAAAGAGTACACGCCCGAACAGCTCCGAAGTATATGGAAGGCATTTAGTGTAACAAAACAGGACTCTTTACTTCCAAAACTCGATCCATCGTAA
- the LOC105324617 gene encoding uncharacterized protein, protein MMDTVLGGTMGVLKHDVTMVTDMIDKYKGRTLPESNLPRNISSDGNVKNESYGCRHCQEKFSTLLGLQQHIVCDHTEELRTELNQYTQKKSIRPKQDSGAIHPKKRKILEAVQASQKDHSSKGRESREESSRNGFHGNIKDKVKDLHSCDDDEDDDDDDDDEEDRLVISTSPAPLDTASNSPAPEDEFMSYTHKKLKRKNYLETKGELKQEDDIEKEYEKIINKAKREIDQENHEIREKLKKTELLYTASKFQGQVPPETAKPKEFVNAQPGPLYSEAPPSIPQQENGLPYPPMPMNPGTQHPMYPAINMNMYGNFAMPMNFPPHPMMYMNSGMFMPPMTSSQQNGSFIPQVNAMPSSPLPSRVAQVSSPKMSPQRQASPKTEKTKAPRTQNPNRHKRNVERKGSLSDEKSHSDEKSEVVEIYECKVCSRKFSQVGNFHNHMKLHNEKSCSCGICKVEFSDSYELQRHMRTTHTGSMPYKCNECDREFSQYNNLRRHLRVHSGKSYKCHICGRSFNEVFYLEMHIGSHTGERTYKCGVCNLTFRDNAELQRHVKTHSADELHTCDVCGKSFSKACVLRQHKKMHLGVRPYKCNICEKAFIHRHHLTIHMRMHNTSKPYTCKFCHREFTQTSHLYKHIEKQHEEEIGKAVDLNAKNGKKGIPSAAEIEELFCKIQSPSNSSSASVDSGNVDNLVRPRSDSNVSQADSAISLPRSNVSQISVDTPPPVEYSSTPQYSPISSASSQCDNEVRSITPTIEVLTKSSSQSVPSTETSSTMDAMSHPDTQENPTRNPMQNQKEVTIQDDKIITHFNPAQIQDTCMKTENYGISPDVGRITDTDLSSQDSRPGGKDSSLKSASSPCSSVSSDSAVGISDQASPPENILSPEAIKKEKLDVGEEKPKKRRRRRKKAEMDSQSIPNPDTVHSASPNTQVPNPPMVMPNITSDVQQMYLMQMQQLQGLHMAMFANAMAGQAYPNAQGTKANIPVTTMPGTPPPAPFGFGNPMNMFMKTSQPQAFSPLVPPGRFQTPSGETPAPIDLSVDK, encoded by the exons ATGATGGACACAGTGTTAGGCGGAACTATGGGCGTGCTCAAGCATGATGTAACCATGGTGACAGATATGATTGACAAGTATAAAGGAAGGACTCTTCCAGAAAGCAACCTCCCTCGGAATATCAGCAGTGATGGAAATGTTAAAAATG AATCTTACGGATGCCGGCATTGCCAAGAAAAATTTTCGACCCTTCTTGGCCTCCAGCAGCACATAGTTTGCGACCACACAGAGGAATTACGGACTGAATTAAACCAATATACACAGAAAAAGAGTATCCGTCCAAAGCAAGACAGCGGTGCTATTCATCCCAAAAAGCGAAAGATTCTTGAAGCAGTTCAAGCTTCTCAGAAAGACCACAGCTCCAAAGGAAGAGAGAGTCGGGAAGAGAGTTCCAGGAATGGCTTTCATGGAAATATTAAGGATAAGGTGAAGGATCTTCATAGttgtgatgatgatgaagatgatgatgacgatgatgatgatgaggagGACCGTCTAGTGATAAGTACTTCTCCTGCACCGCTGGATACAGCTAGCAATAGTCCTGCCCCTGAAGACGAGTTCATGTCTTACACACACAAGAAGTTAAAGAGGAAAAATTACCTGGAAACGAAAGGTGAACTGAAACAGGAAGATGATATTGAGAAGGAGTACGAGAAAATCATCAACAAAGCAAAGCGGGAAATCGATCAGGAGAACCACGAAATCCGAGAGAAGCTTAAAAAGACAGAGCTTCTTTACACAGCCTCCAAGTTTCAAGGGCAGGTGCCCCCTGAAACCGCAAAACCGAAAGAATTTGTTAATGCCCAGCCCGGTCCTCTATACAGTGAAGCCCCTCCAAGCATACCACAGCAGGAAAACGGCTTACCTTATCCACCAATGCCAATGAATCCGGGGACACAGCATCCAATGTATCCGGCTATTAACATGAACATGTATGGAAACTTTGCCATGCCAATGAACTTTCCGCCTCATCCAATGATGTATATGAATTCAGGAATGTTCATGCCACCCATGACCTCAAGTCAGCAAAATGGCAGCTTTATTCCACAAGTGAATGCTATGCCCTCTTCACCGTTGCCCTCGAGGGTTGCCCAAGTTTCCAGTCCAAAGATGTCACCACAGAGGCAGGCTTCTCCGAAAACGGAGAAGACGAAAGCGCCGCGCACACAAAACCCGAACCGCCACAAGAGGAATGTGGAAAGGAAGGGAAGTCTGTCTGATGAGAAAAGCCACTCAGATGAAAAGAGCGAGGTTGTGGAAATTTATGAGTGTAAGGTTTGCAGTAGGAAGTTCTCACAGGTCGGGAACTTCCATAACCACATGAAACTTCATAACGAGAAGTCGTGCAGTTGTGGAATTTGTAAGGTGGAGTTTAGTGATAGTTATGAGCTGCAGAGGCACATGCGTACCACGCACACTGGGAGCATGCCCTATAAATGTAACGAGTGCGACAGGGAGTTCAGTCAGTACAACAACCTGCGAAGACATCTCCGCGTCCACAGCGGAAAGTCGTACAAGTGCCATATCTGTGGGAGGAGCTTCAATGAGGTCTTTTATTTGGAGATGCACATCGGGTCGCACACGGGGGAAAGAACATATAAGTGTGGCGTATGTAACTTGACTTTTCGGGATAATGCGGAACTTCAGCGCCACGTTAAGACACACAGCGCTGACGAGCTTCACACTTGTGACGTGTGTGGGAAATCCTTTAGTAAAGCATGCGTTCTTCGGCAACACAAGAAAATGCACCTGGGAGTCCGTCCATACAAATGCAACATCTGTGAAAAGGCATTCATTCACCGCCATCATTTGACCATCCACATGCGCATGCACAACACCTCCAAGCCGTATACCTGTAAGTTCTGCCACCGAGAGTTCACCCAGACTAGTCATCTTTACAAACACATTGAAAAACAGCACGAAGAGGAAATCGGGAAAGCCGTTGATCTCAATGCTAAAAACGGAAAGAAGGGCATTCCATCTGCTGCTGAGATCGAAGAATTGTTCTGTAAAATTCAAAGTCCGTCCAACTCATCTTCTGCAAGTGTCGACAGCGGAAATGTGGATAATTTGGTTCGACCGAGAAGCGACTCCAATGTCAGTCAAGCTGACTCTGCTATATCACTGCCAAGGTCCAACGTGAGTCAGATATCAGTGGACACCCCGCCCCCTGTTGAATATTCATCAACCCCTCAATATTCACCCATATCCTCAGCATCTAGTCAATGTGACAACGAAGTTAGATCTATTACTCCAACTATCGAAGTTCTCACAAAATCCAGCAGCCAAAGTGTTCCATCCACAGAAACATCATCCACCATGGACGCAATGTCTCACCCAGATACTCAGGAAAATCCAACAAGAAATCCCATGCAAAACCAGAAGGAAGTCACCATTCAAGACGACAAGATCATCACTCATTTCAATCCAGCTCAAATCCAGGATACTTGTATGAAAACGGAGAATTACGGAATATCTCCAGATGTTGGTCGGATTACTGACACAGATCTTTCATCTCAAGACTCCAGGCCAGGTGGGAAAGATTCAAGTTTAAAATCTGCTTCATCTCCTTGCTCCAGCGTGTCTTCAGACTCGGCAGTTGGGATATCGGATCAAGCCAGTCCACCTGAAAACATCCTGAGTCCAGAGGCAATCAAGAAAGAGAAGCTAGATGTTGGAGAGGAGAAACCAAAGAAGAGAAGGCGACGCAGAAAGAAAGCCGAGATGGACAGCCAAAGCATTCCAAATCCGGACACTGTCCACTCCGCAAGTCCCAATACCCAAGTCCCTAATCCACCGATGGTGATGCCGAACATTACATCCGATGTGCAGCAAATGTACCTCATGCAAATGCAGCAGCTCCAAGGTCTTCACATGGCCATGTTTGCCAATGCCATGGCTGGTCAGGCTTACCCAAACGCTCAAGGGACCAAGGCCAATATCCCAGTCACAACCATGCCTGGGACCCCACCACCCGCACCTTTTGGATTTGGAAATCCGATGAACATGTTCATGAAGACGTCCCAGCCCCAGGCTTTTTCCCCCCTTGTCCCTCCAGGCAGATTCCAGACCCCTAGTGGTGAAACGCCTGCACCGATTGACTTGAGTGTCGATAAATAA